Sequence from the Egibacter rhizosphaerae genome:
CCCGAGCGGTGCTCATGACCTCGCCCGCGGCGGCGCGGCGGTGTCCCAGCAAGTGTCGCAACGCTCCGTAGGCGAGGTCGGTGCCGATCTGGTGACGCAGCCGCAGCGCATCCACCACTGAGCGCACCGCCCCGTAGACAGCCACGAACTCCCCCGGCGCGACCTCGAGGGACTCCTGCCCGACCCCGAACGTGTCCGCGTCGAACACGTGCACCCGCACCGGCGGATACGAGATCTGCGGCCTAGCCCGAGGCGGCGGCTGCGGTGCCGCGACGGGTCAGCGGTAGTCTGTGGGTATGAGCGAGACGCGCACACCGATACCGATCGACTCGGCGCTGTATGAGCGTGCGGCGCTCGCGGCTGCCGAGGATGGCGTCGACGCCTCGGAGCTGGTGGAGGAGGCGCTGCGTCGGACGCTCGCGATTCGTGCGTTGGGTCGCCTGCAGGACGGCAGCTCATGGCGGGAGCGTCCCGAGGACGAGGTCATGCGCATGGTGGTGGGCGAGCAGGCGGCCGCTCGGGACGAGCGCGGTCGCGCGTCCTGACACCCTCCTTGGCACGCCACTCGTCCTTGCCGAGCAGTTGGTGGGCTCGCGCAGGGATTGCGCCGTCAGCGACCGCTGAGTATGTTGTGGGTTACAGGTGTTACATCCATGGTGGGGGCCCGTGGATAGGCATCGATGGTGGAAGGTGCTGGTATGGCAGTGACGTTGAAGGCAGAGGAGGTCGGGCAGACCACAGAGCTGTTCGAGGAGATCCTCACCTCGCCAGAGGTCCGGCTCGTCGATGCTCACGGCCACGAGGCGGTGCTCTCGCCGCACGTCGCAGGCTTCTTGCGTGCGGCGGTCGTTGCCGCCTCCAGCGGGAACGCGCTGCTGTTCAGTGAGGACGACACGATGTCGCCCGCCGAGGCGGCACAGGTGCTGGGCGTGTCGCGACCGATGGTGTACCGCTACATCAAGGACGGTCTCCTCGAGGACCGGCCCGTCAACACCTACCACCGCATCCCTGCGGCGTCGGTACACGAGCTCGCAGAGCAGCGGCGCGGCGCAGCCGAGCGCAGCGCCCAACTGCTGCGCGACGACCCCGATCACCCCCGGGTCGCGGCGGCCCGAGCGCGTGCTCGCGCTCGTCGCGCCGACCGCGACGCGTGACCGAACCGTTCCCAGCGGTCGGCGACGCACCCTGGGAGCTGCGGTTCACCCGACGGGCCCTGTCAGACGTCGGTGCGCCGGCCGCGCGTCAGCATCCCGGCGACATTCAGGCGGTGCGCAGAGTCGCGACCTACCAGCGCGTCATCGACGACTTCGTCCAAAAGCGCGCGGAGCACCCACAGGCGCCCGGCGATCCGCTGCACGGTCTCGGCCGGCCCGACATCATCAGCCTGCACAGCGCCGCGGGCGGGCGAGCTGCCACGTGGTACGACCGCGCGACCGCAGTCGTCTGGAAGGGGTAGGCAGAAGGCGGGACCGGTGGAAGGGCGCCTACTGGTCCGCCGCGCTTGGACCATTGCACTTGCGTTTTGCTTGCGGTACTGTGCTGGCCAGGAGGTGCCCCATGAGCGCGAACGCCACCTACGACCCGGACGAAGTCGCCCGCGAACTAATCGAGTCGTACCCCGACGGGGCGCGTGACATCGCCGCCCGCGTCCTCGACCGCACGTCCAGCCAGCCGCGCGTCGACGCGCTGCGGCGACTGCTGTCGGTGTGGGACGTCTCACGGGCGGAGGCTGCCGCGATGTTCGGCGTGTCGCGGCAAGCGTTGAGCCAGTGGGTGGACCACGGTGACGTGCCCGCCGACCGCGCCGACCGGCTGGCGACCCTGTCGGCCGCCACCGATCTGCTCGAGCATTACGTGAAGGTCGACCGGATCCCGGCCGTGGTGCGCCGACCCGCCGAGGACCTCGGCGGTGAGAGCCTGCTGCAGCTCGCGGTGGACGGCCGGGCCGACGAGGCGCTGCGGTACGCGCGAGACTTGTTCGACATCGCCCGCTGGCAATCGTGAGAAGCGTGTCATGGCCACCGGGCTCGCGGTGGCTGCGGCTGGCGGACCCGTCGTGGGACGACCCGTTGGACGCGACGTTCGCTGCCCGCTTCGGCGGCCGGTGGACGCCGGTGGGCGGCGAGCCCACGCTGTACCTGTGCGCCGACGCGCCGACGGCGTGGCGCATTGTGACCGCGCGGCTCGCGTCGTCGCCAGTCAATGTTGAGGACGTACGCGACGAAGCGGGCCCCGACCTGGTCGACGTGGAACTGGCGCCACCGGTGACCGCGATCGACGCGGCGAGCAACGAAGGGCTGGTCGCGGCCGGGCTGCCGACGTCGTACCCGCTGGACGGGGTGGATGGTGACGTGGTCGGCCACACCGACTGTCGGCCGGTGGGCGCGGCCGCTGCGGCCGACGAGTTCGACGGGGTGTACGCGCGGTCGGCCGCCACCCGAGACGGGCGCGGCCGAGAGCTCGCCTGGTTCCCCAAGCGGCGCGCGGCGCGGTTGAGGGCGCGCTCCCCGTTCACCGTCTGGTCGCGTCAGTAGGCAACGGTGCAGGAAGGTGAGCGCCGACGCGGCGAGGCCCGATCAGTCGGCGCCCCTCCACCGGTCCCGCTTTCTGCCTACCTCTTTCGTGTGGTTCCTCGGATTCACGCCCGAGCACGACTACACCCTCTTCGAGAGACGCGCCGAGGTGGGCCACCTGCTTCCAGACGAGGACGACGAAGTCCAACTCGAACTCGAACGGGAGCAGCTCGACTTCGAAAGCCGCATTCGTCCGGGGGTGCTGGAACTGGTGCGCCGGGCTGTCGCCGCGCCGATGGTGCCCCACCGCGGCACAGTCGGAGGTCTTCTCCGCGTGGAGCTTTCGGTGGCGGTAGTGCATGACGGCGGCGAAGCGGTTGGCGACGTCTGGCTCATCGTTCACCTGCCCCTGCAACCCGACGCCGCACAGGTGCCGGGATGGCCGGGTTCCGACCTCCTCACCACGGTGGCGGGAGTGATCGGCGCGGGCGACCTCGACTACGACTCGCAGGTGCCCACCGAGGACGGCTGGCGACCGTTGGACCCTGAGACGGAGCTCGGCATCGTCGTTCGCAACGTCGAGCTGGCAAGCAGGACGTAGCTGCAGGCGACGCTGCCAACCGTGAGCACACCCGCCCGCCGAGGGTCTCACCAGCACCCAGACGTTTGACGTCACCCCCGACGACGAGGCCACCAACCCGACCAGCGACGATCGTGACTACGCCGCGAGCGGCATCGATGCCGACAGCGACGTCGAGGTCGCGCTCGCCGACGCCGACGACGTCACCGTCGAGGACAACACCGTGAGCTTCGGCGACGACGGCGACGGCAACGCCGACTTCAGCGACACCGACGCCTACATCTCCGAGTCCGGCGGTGTGAGCCAGCGCAGTGGCTGCGTGCCCGCAACCGACTGCTGGACGGACGCCGGCCGCTGGACGCGCTGGCCGAGGGCGATGCCGACGCGGTGCGCGAGGCCGCGGACGCCTTCGACGCGGGCAGCTACGTCTAGCCTGCTGCGGGGGTGGGCGTCGAGGGCGGGGACGTCGGCGCGCGGGGAAGCGGCTGCGTCTCGCCGCTGGCGCAGCACCCACGTGCGCTCGGCAGCTCGCCGGGGCGCGCTGCCCGGGCTCCAGTCAGCGGGCCAAGGAGCCGACCCTTCCTCGTAGGCAGCTCGCACTGCTGCATGTCCAGCTCCGAGGGGCACGTGATGGACCACCGCACCTGCATCCACTGTGACCGACCGGTGTACGAGCCCCTGGTCCGTGCCTCGAGGGGCGAGACCGACAACCGGCTGCGGCACCGCGACAGCGACGACATCGAGTGCTATCCCAAGCACCGCTACCCGGTGGCCGAAACCGAACACGCCAGACACGCGAAGGAACGCGAGGACACAAAGGCTCGCGCCGACGAGCGGCTGAATCGGGTGATGCACGGGCTGACCTTCGGCGGGTTCGGCGCGACCGGGGGCGCGCTCACCAGCGCCATGCTCTTCTCGTCGTTCGATCCCCCGGCGTGGCCGATCGCTCTGGGCGCGATCATCGGTGCGCTGTACGGCGCGACTTCGCCGGGCTGACGGAGCCAGCCACACACGCGATCCCCCTGCGGCACCGCCCCCAAGCATCGAGCACGCCATCGTCGATCTCGCCCGCCGCCGCTCACGGCGACGTCGAGCCACTCCGGGAGAGGTATCGCGGCTGTGGCCCTGCGCTCGGACCGAACGGCTCGACGAACGCGCGCGGCGAACCGCGCGCCCGCGCCGCGGACATGCAGGGGTGAGTGCGCCCGGGCCGAGGTCGCAGCCGCACACCCGGGCAGCGTCCCTCCCGAGCGGGCCACCGATACCACAGCATTACTTTGTTAAAAGTAGCTCCATAAGCTACAGTGGACAAAGTCATGAGCATACGCGGGCTCCCACTGGACCTGTACCGGCTCGGACGTCGCGTGGTGCGCCCGCGCGACGCCGAAGGGTTGTACCGCAACCCGCGGGCGGAGTTTCGCCGTCTGGCCGACGCGGGCGCGTTGCGGCGGGTGGCGCACGGCTACTACCTCATCCCCCGCAGGAGGCGCTGGGCGACGCGCGCTGGCGGCCGCCGGTTGAGGATCTCGCGTTGGGGATCGCGGTGGCCGACCACGGCGAGCGGGCGGCCCTGATGGGCTTGTCCGCGGCGCGCTACCACGGCGCGGTGCCCCGCGCGCACGCCACCGCGTGGGTCGCGGTCGGGGTGAACCGCCGTCCCATCGACGGGGGCGTCTACGGGCGGGTGGTGTTCGTGCCCCGCGACCTCGAGCGGCTGGATCTGGTGCGCGCGCGCACCGCGATCGCCGACGGGTACGTCACCGGCATCGAGCAGACCATCGTCGATCTCGCCCGCCGCCCGGCTCACGGCGGCGGGGAGGACACCGCGCGGGAGGCCATCGCGCGGCTGTGGCCCCGCGCCGAGACCGACCGGCTCGACCAGCTCGCCCGCGAGCAGCGCGCCCGCGCCGCGCTCAACCGGGTCCGCGTCGAGCAGGGGGCGGCGGGATGATCACCGCGCCCGAGGCCGCCCGCTGGGCCGAGCGGCTCGGCGTGACGCGCGAGCAGATCGAACGCGACCACCTCGTCTCCCACCTCCTCGCCGCGCTGCCGCGACTCGACGGCCCCGACGCCGCGTTCGTCGGTGGCACCGCGCTCGCGCGCACCCACCTCGACGGGCTTCGGGTCTCCGAGGACATCGACCTGCTCGTCGACGACCCGCACGACTACGCACCACGGCTGCAGAGTGAGCTCGGCCGCCTTCTCCGCCGCGCCTACCCCGAGCTGGAGATCGGCTCCGCCGCCCGCGCCCCACGCGACCTCACCCTGCACCTCACCGCCAACGCGGTCCCCAGCGTGGAAGTCCAGCTGCTGCGCCGCGAACCCGCCGAGCAGCAGCTCGAGTACGAGCAACGCGCCGTGTCCCTGCGCTACCACGACCTGCCCACCTCGGTCGACTGGCGCGTGCCCACCGCCGAGTCCTTCGTCGCGCTCAAACCGCGCCCCTTCAACCGGCAACCACGGACCGGAGCCTGTGGTCAGCGACCCTCCCGGACCTTGGCGCGCAGCCCGCCATAGGCGAGGGATCCAGTGGGGTTCATCCCAACGCAGCCACGCGGGACGCGAGCCGATACCGCGACCCGGCAAACAGGCGGGCAGGCGCAGGTAGGATCCGTGGCCTGGGCGGGGACGCCGGCGATGAGCGCGCCACCACCGCGCGGGCGCGCCAGCACGTCAGCGCGGAGGCCGCGGCATGCCGCAGCGGCGCGCCCCCCGTCACGGGGCGCG
This genomic interval carries:
- a CDS encoding RES domain-containing protein codes for the protein MSWPPGSRWLRLADPSWDDPLDATFAARFGGRWTPVGGEPTLYLCADAPTAWRIVTARLASSPVNVEDVRDEAGPDLVDVELAPPVTAIDAASNEGLVAAGLPTSYPLDGVDGDVVGHTDCRPVGAAAAADEFDGVYARSAATRDGRGRELAWFPKRRAARLRARSPFTVWSRQ
- a CDS encoding type IV toxin-antitoxin system AbiEi family antitoxin domain-containing protein, which gives rise to MGIAVADHGERAALMGLSAARYHGAVPRAHATAWVAVGVNRRPIDGGVYGRVVFVPRDLERLDLVRARTAIADGYVTGIEQTIVDLARRPAHGGGEDTAREAIARLWPRAETDRLDQLAREQRARAALNRVRVEQGAAG
- a CDS encoding antitoxin Xre/MbcA/ParS toxin-binding domain-containing protein; its protein translation is MRARNRLLDGRRPLDALAEGDADAVREAADAFDAGSYV
- a CDS encoding helix-turn-helix domain-containing protein; the encoded protein is MAVTLKAEEVGQTTELFEEILTSPEVRLVDAHGHEAVLSPHVAGFLRAAVVAASSGNALLFSEDDTMSPAEAAQVLGVSRPMVYRYIKDGLLEDRPVNTYHRIPAASVHELAEQRRGAAERSAQLLRDDPDHPRVAAARARARARRADRDA
- a CDS encoding nucleotidyl transferase AbiEii/AbiGii toxin family protein, producing MITAPEAARWAERLGVTREQIERDHLVSHLLAALPRLDGPDAAFVGGTALARTHLDGLRVSEDIDLLVDDPHDYAPRLQSELGRLLRRAYPELEIGSAARAPRDLTLHLTANAVPSVEVQLLRREPAEQQLEYEQRAVSLRYHDLPTSVDWRVPTAESFVALKPRPFNRQPRTGACGQRPSRTLARSPP